In Rhizobium gallicum bv. gallicum R602sp, the following proteins share a genomic window:
- a CDS encoding glutathione binding-like protein, with translation MLSRPSFTEFTAPCCFHREYGTQAQDVSLRKIAERLDFVENHLARSGPFLLGDRFTAADAYLFTVAGWSDFTKVDLIAFPRLGDFMAPAGARPTVRAAMTAEGMQVAA, from the coding sequence ATTTTATCGCGACCGAGCTTCACAGAATTTACAGCCCCTTGCTGTTTTCACCGTGAATATGGAACTCAGGCGCAGGACGTATCGCTCAGGAAGATCGCCGAGCGTCTTGATTTCGTCGAGAATCATCTTGCCAGGAGCGGACCCTTCCTGTTGGGCGACCGATTTACTGCCGCGGACGCCTACCTCTTCACCGTCGCCGGCTGGTCCGATTTCACCAAGGTCGATCTCATCGCTTTCCCGCGTCTCGGCGACTTCATGGCCCCCGCCGGTGCGCGCCCGACAGTTCGGGCAGCGATGACAGCCGAAGGAATGCAGGTGGCGGCCTGA
- a CDS encoding glutathione S-transferase family protein — protein MKLSTTPPEPVRYLPTSSPWKHDELRSNLERVDIRKTPHLSEAGVDFVTINPNLYAPVLEFDDGSVLTEGVAIIQFLADLKPDAGLVPVLGSPERYRFQAWLNFIATELHRIYSPLLFSP, from the coding sequence GTGAAACTCTCTACTACGCCCCCGGAACCTGTGCGCTATCTCCCCACATCGTCGCCCTGGAAGCACGACGAGTTACGCTCGAACTTGGAGCGGGTGGATATCCGAAAGACGCCACACCTGAGCGAAGCGGGTGTGGATTTCGTGACAATCAATCCCAACCTCTACGCTCCGGTTTTAGAGTTCGACGACGGCTCGGTTCTTACCGAGGGTGTCGCCATCATCCAGTTTCTTGCCGACCTCAAGCCGGATGCCGGTCTGGTTCCGGTGCTAGGCTCGCCAGAGCGATATCGCTTCCAGGCCTGGCTGAATTTTATCGCGACCGAGCTTCACAGAATTTACAGCCCCTTGCTGTTTTCACCGTGA